The Nicotiana tomentosiformis chromosome 2, ASM39032v3, whole genome shotgun sequence genome includes the window TGCTCGGAGTCCTTTGAATAGGTCATATGGCCATTTCATACATAGCTTTACCTTCTTACTTTGTATAGCTTATATGGCACATTCTTGATGGTTTTTGTGCCAGCAGCATTACGAggaattattttgaaattatctAAGTGCTACTAAATCATAAGGGAAAAACATTCTCATGTACACAAGATGAAGGTACTTAAGCTTCTTTTTtgagagtttttttttttggctctAGCTTCTAAAGTACTTGTGCTTCTCTTTCTGTTGAAAATTTGTCAGATTCTTGTAGGATTAGTATTCAGTTAGTTTTCCAATTTTCTGTTTTCCACAATTACCATATTCTATCAAAAAATCAAGAAAAGATTTACAGCATTTTTCCTACAAAAGATGACACTCTGAGATCAAATGGAAAGAAATACACCAACAAACGAATAAGTCAAAATTTTATCGACGAAATTTTTTTTATGAGAAATGAAAAAAGAATACGGGACAATGCATATTTGCTTTAGTAGAAATTCAAATAATATGTACTTCTAACACAAACAAAAACCTTCTGCAGTAGTGCTTGTACTCAAGAATAATCAGAGCCACAATCAATTTTTCTGTGATTGCTTTCTCTTCTCTTCACCTATCATTATATTTCACCCCAAGTGCAAGAAAACAAGCCAGTTTTCAGAGATATATTCATTTACAACACTGCTGAGGTGAAGCTTCAGTATTTCCAGCACACACTTCCTGCAACAGATTACTATTCTTTGTATCTTGTTTGAGATAACAAACACACTCTGAAACCACTAGCTTGAATCAGAGTGCAAACATTGGATTAATTTCTGAATCGGATAATTCCGAGTGATGCCATGAGTTGGTTCTAGTCCTTGCAAACTTATCCCTCTTCCTGTTTTTGCTAGTCCTTTTAGACTTCACAACAAAATAAGTCATGGCGCCTAAAACCCCTGCCATGATAATTCCTGCAAAAACTGTAACAAGAATTGCAGCCCATATATTACGCCGGCCAATAACTACATAAGAGGCAGATACAAAAGCCAGAGTAGTGAAAACCGCGGCCAACCACATTAACTTGTTAATCACCCCAATAACCCTTATATCAGATTTTGTCTCACCCCTGACTACTGTGATTTGTACAACCACAACAGCCAACGATGTGAAGAGTGCAAGAGCATTTGTGATATAGAAGATCTTAAATGATGGGGTGTTAGACGCCACAGCGTACCCAGAGTCAAGGTCACCACCAGGAACTGTGAATATAGCAGCAAAAGCTACTGTTGCAAAAAGAGAAGCTACAATAGTTACAGAATTGGTAGCATTGTTAATTCCTTCCCTGTGCAGCTTCTGAAGTTCCTTTGCAATACCTGTCATGTTTTTGTTAGTCTTTCGCGCTTGTTCAAGCTGGGAGTGTACATTTTTCTTAATTTCTGTCACAGTCTTTCTAAGTTCATCGCGAGGCTGATTCAATTCGTTGGCTCTCGAAGCACCATAACGAGTCAAGCACTCTTTTAGTTCTGTCGATTCTTCAGACATAGGAAGCCCTTCGGCTATGTCTAGAGCTGTTTTATGATCTCTTGTCAGTGCATTGACATTTGTGTCGTCGAGCAGCAAAAGCTCGTGCACTATCTGCATTGATAAAAAGATGGATTAAAATAGCAGATTATGCCATCAGAAGAAGCTACACAATGCAATACTTTCCAGACAGAGGCGAATccaggatttgaagtttatgagttcCTGTTGTAATCTCAAATTAATATAGAATAATAACTGAGTTCACAGTtagatatttatagatatttagtggatttttatttatttatataaatacAGGGTCTATGCAAAAGTTACTGGATTCCCGGGAACCCATATACTATACTCTAAATCCGCTACTGTTTCTAGAGCTAAGGAAAACAAGATGCAAACACCAAAGCAACAACGCTTACCTCTGAACGCTTTTTCCGTGTGGCAATATGCAATGCAGTGTTGCCAAACTTATCAGGCAGCATTACAATGGCTGGATCTGCTTGCAGAAGCAACTTCACTACTTCACTGCTAACACCTTTTACAGCCATGTGTAAAGCAGTCTGTCCTTTTTTATCGGTTCTTCTTGCCAGTTGCGGATCCTTTTCCAGCAATGCTTTAACAATGTTCACATGGCCTTGGCGGGCAGACAAATGTAACGCGTTTTTGCCATTGGATCTTGGTATCTCTAGCAAGCTAGAATCCTTGGAAAGCAATTCATTGACAACCGATATATGCCCTTTTGTGGCTGCAGATACAAGAGGAGTTGCATTTGATTGGCCAACTGTCTTGCTCAACTCTGGCTCATGCTCCAATAGTAACTTAACAATAGCTGCACATACATTTTTCAGTAGTTAGGTTCTTCTCAGGCTTCAATGGACTATCTCCAACCTTCTCAACTACTTGATCAAATACTCAGAGAGACAAAATACGAGCTAAAATATCATTTCTAGGATAATGCCAATCAGGCCAAAATAATGCAGAGCAGTCCGGTGCACAAGACATCCCACATTCACGCAGGATTCGAGAAAGGGCCGCACAcaaaggggtgtgatgtagacagtctaatctaatgcaaacattagtggctgctttcacTGCTCGAACCCATAGCCTATAGGTCAcacagagacaactttaccgttgttcCAACGCTCCTCTACATGTTAAAAATGATGCATTGAAACTTAAAAACCAACTAATATAAACACCGTCACTGAAATGGACATTGAGCCTAATTTGACCTCAAAAACTAATTATGAGCTAAGAATTGTCTCAGAGAAGATTTTAGATGAGATGATCACACAGTTTTCGCTTGCCTAGTAACAACATCAAGCAATTCAATGCTCTTTAAGGAAAATTCTTCAAAGCCATAAACAAATGTTCATTACCTTGGTGGCCTTGGCTAGCAGCAATATGCAAGGGATCAAAACCAGAACGATTCTTGGTCGTGATCCCCTCCTTTGTACTATAAGGAAGCAACTCCTTAACCACGTCAATATATCCCCGTTCAGCAGCAGTGAACAATGCCGTTTCCCCTAATTCATTTACCTCATTCACCATTGCCTCCCTTATCGCCGCCACCTCTGCATCAAACTCTGCTCCGCTCATTGTTTTCAACATCTGTGCATCAATTTCCTCCAATATCTCCCTCACCGCCCCCACGTCCCCGCGCTGAGCCGCGAGGTGTAGCTCCGTGTCGTTGTGTCGCCCCGTCACCTGCTTCACATACTTTTTTTTACCTGAAGGATCTATCCTTTTCCCTGAATTTGATAAAAGTAATGCTTTCCCTGAATTTGACACAACCAATGCCTTCCCTGAATTTGATGGTATCAGAGACTTGCTTGAATGTGACACCACGAGTGCTGGTGCACGTGGCGATGGCGACGGTGATGGCTCGCCGGTataattcatgttagaaattgGATTTGGGGCCGAAGTTAGCCCCATTTCCAAATCCATCTCACCTGAATCACGTAAATTCAAATACCATGCATTACGTACACAATATGTAATAATCTTATATtgtaacaataataacaacgTCTAAATCCCAAACTATCTGAATCTACTACTTTTTAAAAGCCTTTCTTGTTTTTTTACCGTCTTGCTTATCAAATTATTATTTAACAATATATAATCGTATCAatcaaatttttatatttttttgggaaaaataagtacgttaaaaaaagaagaaaaaaatgttgGTGCCATTACCTTGTTGGTTGATGGAAGCCAAtgtatttagaaattttttaCGAGTCCATGAATGGATtttttaattgtttttttttttttaaagaatggAGAATATTAGGGAGTTTTTGCTAAAGAGAAAGGCGGCAGCGGCTGACGGAAAAAGGGAAGAGGGCGACGCCGCCGGTGGTGATGGTGGTTAAAACGGTTGGAGTGAAATGATGTTGACGCCGCCGTACTGATTACCATATTCTTAACGACCAAAAGGTTCggattttgtttgtttgtttgttataTTGGCTTCTAACTTTTGCTTGACTTTAGTGGTTTATTAGAAGTACACATTTTAAGTAGTGGACTGTAATTACCAACtcataatttaatttatataagaAAAGAAATTATCGTATTATCTTCATTTGAGAAAAAAAGGATGTTTATATAAGTATTAGTATTATAACCGTTTTTATCTTACTAATGAACAGAATATTTGAATAAAAGAAGAAAACTAGTCAAATTCGAAACTGTTTTAATAAGTCATCCTTGTAACAAAATAGGAGTATATttaagatttatatttgaaacaaaaatataaaagaaattttgaaaagCCACTTTTTGAGTGTAATTAATTAGAGCATGCAATTACATACAATCTTATCCTCTTCTTACTTTTGGAAAGTCATATGCAATTGAATTCAGTGTAATTACACAATCTAGATAAGTTTGTTTCCCAAGAGGTACTCAAGAAtaatagagaaaaataaaatgTACTCTTGGGGAATTGTCTTCGGATCTTAGCAAAAAACTACTTAAACAAGAATATATAATTGAGTATGTGCAGTTGGTATTGGATCTATTACTTGAAAATTAAAAGAGGGAAGAAAAGGAAATATGAATTAATAAAGCACacgagaaagaaaagaaaaatggttTTTCACGTTATGTTGATAGATAAGGAAAAGTATAGCTTATTTAACAAAACATCCGACCTACCGGATTCGAACCAGTGACCTAAGGATTGGCTGTGGGCATTTAAATCCCGTCTACAGTCCTCCGCTCTACCAACTGAGCTAAGGTCGGATTGTGATTGTAATCATCAATGTATCATTTGTTTCTTAATTATCTACAGTTTCAACTTTTTCATGTTAGCAATCAACATTATTTCTTATAAAATTGGATAATCAATATTAtcaattttcttcttttctcaGATTCCGTTTGAGAGTAATATTCTACTTTTCTTAATGACTTCAGAGGTTTCCAAGTCCTTTGGCAATAAAATAATTCTTCATTAAATCTTGATTAACTCGTGATCTTTTTCAGAAGTCTTTGTCAATAAAATAATTCTTCTTTCAAGTTTCAACTCTTGatttcttcccaaactaactaAAATCCTAGATAAGGTCTCTATCTGAAGTTCTCAAGTCAACTTTCCTTTCCTTATTGATAATAGATTATTCATTAATTAATTGGTAATTAGGCTTGAGTAAACAAAGTTTAACAAGAAAGCTGATGGTTAACTCCACTTAAATGGGAACTCAGTCAAATGCTATATAAATGAGTGAAGCTTTAGAATATGGATTGAAAAGGAATTAGTAAGTACTCTTCATATATGAATGAAGCACATTGTTCCtaaatcaacaataaaatgaaaacTTGATTTCCAATTAAAAGAAGTCTATAATGCTTCTTATAGAACAAGAAAGTAAACATTATTCAATTCGGGTAAATTTCATAAAAGGTCACACAATATAATTCTGACTTTTTTTAATCAAAGTTACATAACTTTGTTTTGTAACATTATTAATTATATACATCATTATTATTTCAGGTTGCTCCGTTAAAGTTCATCATTAAATATTTACAAATATAAAGGAGTAGAAAATTATTTATcatttgttcctcatttttggtcTGATCATCCAAATTTGCTTTGTTGTCTTTTATTTCAAAATTAGACATTTATAATATCAGCCATGACGCAAGTTTTTGAAATATCAGATGGTGTTGCGGAGATTAACATGATAATAGCTagaaattttggaatttttctttgtttatttcaAATAAAACCAAAGTTTGTACTTTGTTCCGCCGAAAAAATATCATGTCATGCGTCTGCATACAATATGTCGATACTGCTTGAAAAATACGGCAAGATAAACATCAATTTGCAATTAATAAGAGTAAAGCACTATTTAGTTAAAACCTCAATTTGCATTAAAAagtaaagcattagttaaaacctCAATTTGCATTAAAGagtaaagcattagttaaaacctCAATTTGCATTAAAGagtaaagcattagttaaaacctTCGCTCCACTGAAGTGTGACTATAGAGTCAATACTGATTGCGTATACAAAATCTTATGTATATTAATGTAAAATACGTATAGTGAAAGGTGAAGATGTAATTAATTATCCTGATTGCAATCTTAATCACAATTGAAAGTTTGGAACTGTAGATTCGCATAAGATTTTCCATATCATTGCCTGCTGTAATTTAATGGTTATTGCATCATGCTTTAACGTTAAATTAAACACTTCTTCCTTATTCTATTGATAACAATCAGGTGTTAATTCAATATAATACCACTAACAGCTGGTTTATTGCTTTTATCAAACGTTGTTAAACAaatgtaagtctaaataaaggTCTCTATCTCGAATTCATCTTTCATTAACTTTTTACCAAGAGGAAATGACTTGCACGTATAGTCATAGTACTATTATATTTACGGAAAAATGACACTATATAGCCGTTCTCAAAAGAATAGCCgaaaaaatacatattttttgtatatatatacattctgtatgttatatacaaaaattatacaaattttatacatttttttggCTACCatatataaatagtttctggggCGGGCTAAAAGCGAAAAAAACCCTATATTTATTATGGTATCATTTTCTCTAATATTGGGATTATATATAGGCCAAAAGAAAGCCTAGAAAAGTACAGAAGTACCAACAAATACATCTCTTTTGCTTGCTAATGGAGTTTCAGTTTCCATTCAACTTAACTTTCTTATTCCTTTTCCTATATCATTCTTCTTTCTAATACTAAGTAAATGGAAAAAATCAAAAAACTTAAGCAAGAAACTGCCTCCAGGTCCGTGGAAGTTGCCAATTTTAGGAAGTATCCATCACTTGGCATTGGAAGGTGGACTTCCCCACCATGCACTTGCAAACTTGGCCAGAAAATACGGGCCTgatctcatgcaccttcaactaggTGAAATTTCTACAGTCGTGGTTACTTCTCTCGACATGGCAAGAGAGATACTAAAAACTCATGACCTCGCTTTTGCATCGAGGCCTAAACTATTGTCCCTCGAGATAATATTTTACAAGAGCACAGACATTGCATTTAGTGCTTACGGTGATTACTGGAGACAAATGCGCAAAGTCGCTGTCTTGGAACTGCTCTCTGCCAAGAATGTTCGGTCCTTTACTTCTATTAGGCGTGACGAGGCTTCTTGTCTCGTACAAATTATCCGGTCATCGCCAACCGACGAGCCAATAAATGTTACTGTAAGGATCTTGACCTGCAAAGCAGCATTTGGAGAATTGTTGAAAAACCAAAAAAAGTTCATTCTAATAGTAAGGGAATTGGAAGAATTAACAGGTGACTTATTAGTGTGGCTGACATTTTCCCTTCAATCAAGATACTTCATTTGCTAAGTGGAATGAGGGGTAGAATTTTGAGTACTCACAAAAGAGTAGATGTTATTGTTGAGGATGTTATGAATGAGCATAAAAAGAATCTTGCAAGTGGTAAAACAGGCAATGGTGCATTAGGAGGTGAAGATCTAGTTGATGTTTTACTAAGACTAAAGGAGAGTGGGGAACTTCACATCCCAATCACCAATGACAACATCAAAGCAGTTATGATTGTAAGTTTTCTTACTTACAGGGAAAATCTTCAAATTATTCTTATTACCAAGAAAATCACGGGTTTTCTTTTCTTTCGTTTTGTTTCAAAATAACCAAGCCAAACCATGAAGCTAAACAAATCTATCCTAGTAATTAAACAGAATTTCTTCTATGGAATTACAAGCTAGTTACCAACAAGTACTGTGAAGGTTTCGAGTTTGAGACTTGATAATAAAGAATACCGGGACATTTTCCTCTTTAATGGGCTTTTTTTAAACCAAGTCAAATAGTTATGCTAAACGAATTTCTCCTAGTCAAGAGGGTTTCTTTCATTAATGGAATTACAAGTGACCAACATAATTGACATATATTGTTAGTTAGATGGAAgtggagccttggcgtaactggtaaagttgttgtcatgtgaccaggaggtcacgggttcgagccgtggaaacaacctcttgcagaaatatgcagggtaaggttgcgtacgatagacccttgtgCTCAGACCCTTCCTTAGCGCAATCGGGCTGCCCTTTTTATTGTTAGTTAGATGTATAAAATATTACTGCATAATATAATAACCACTTAGTTGAATAAACTATTCACCTAATATTGAGGAAATTGAACGTAAGGCTTTAAAAATTCCTCGGCCTTTCAGGACATGAACACATGTAACAAGAAACTAGCTATTTGATTTTCTAGACAATAAAATAACTTACTAAAGCATGCCTTGAACTTTTGATAAGTACTGCCTTATTTGATATATTAAATAAACTCATtctttattaatttttaataaatgTAGGACCTGTTCTCTGCTGGAACAGAAACTTCAACATCAACAACAATATGGGCGATGACAGAAATGATGAGGAACCCAAAGGTGTTTGCAAAGGCACAAGCTGAGATAAGAGAAGCAttcaaaggaaaagaaacattCGATGAGGACGAGATTGAGGAGTTGAAATACCTAAAACAGGTTGTTAAAGAAACCTTGAGACTTCATCCTCCACTCCCGCTTTTGGTTCCAAGAGAGTGTAGGGAAGAAACAAACATCAATGGATACACTATCCCATTAAAAACAAGAGTCATGGTTAATGTTTGGGCAATTGGAAAGGATCCAAAGTATTGGGAAGACGCATGAGATTTTAAGCCGGAGAGATTTGAGCAGAGCTCTGTGGATTTCATGGGGAATAACTTTGAGTATCTTCCTTTTGGTGCCGGAAGGAGAATGTGTCCTGGAATTTCATTTGGTTTAATAAATGTTCACCTTCCAATAGCTAAATTGCTCTATCATTTTGACTGGAAACTCCCTGATGGTGTCAAACCTGAGGATTTGGACATGACGGAATTTACTGCAATAACTGCAGCAAGGAAGAGTGAACTTTACTTAATTGCCACTCCTTATTATCCTTCTCAGGAATGATATCTGATACAGCAGTGAGggtctttttctcccttttttttttttttttttgggagttCTTTATGTGTTTCCGCCCTTGTGTGAATTATGTATTTAATGATACACCACACCCTACTATCCAATATATCCTGAATTTTTAACTCTGTAATTGTCGTTCATTGAATTCAGGGCAGAGCTCCTACAGCTCCTACCAATGTCTTTGAACTATTagctttttgtatttttttttctacCCTCTCCCCAGGAGCTCCAAACCCGCAACCTTAGAGTTAGAGGTGGAGAGTGTTTACCACTTAAGCAACCCCCTCTTGTCAATTGTCAGCTTGTTTCAAGCTTGTATATATCAGCTTGCCTATACTTGTGCAATATATTTTTGTGACATTCAATAAGTTCACTGTTACCTATGGGATCTGACATTTGTATTTTAACAAGCTTCACCATCCAAAAATTATATGAAATTGCTTAGTAATTTTTTACAATCTATTTAATATCAGACATATCAATAAGCCCTTTTGTTATTAAGAagttcaatatttttatcacggTCTTCTTCAACAAGTGCATTTCCTGAAATCAAGCACAGGGGCACAAATCAATGCatggctaagcttgcatgttacTTAATTTTAAGCCCAAGCTTTCACAAAACAATTAACTTTTCCATGTTTTGATTGATATTCATGCTAATACACTAATTAGTGTTTTACAAGATACTTTTGGGACTAGCTTCGAAGCTCACTCCAGGGCAGGACACTTAGAAATGGCCCGAGGAACACGTACGGGCGCTTGTGTCGGGAGCCATATGTCCCAAACGCCTATGCGTAAGCTTGCCCAATGCCcaacatccgaaactcatccaacATCTGCTACACAAATATGTTTGAAATTTGCTAATTAACATTATCAACTCTCAAAATTCTTTAGTAATACCTTGACTACTTAACTCATCAATCCCAGTaataaaatatgaagtttgaGAATTGCACAACTCAAGTTTTGAGCAGTAGTATCACATTCTATTATTGAGAATATCTTGAATGTAAGTTTCAAGTTTTTCATTTCTGTTGGACTTTATAGATGAATTTCATAACTGGTCGAAACTCCAAAGCCAAAGTAAATACCACGAAAAAGAACTGTCTTGTTTGGTCCGAATTGTTCATGATAACAAGGGTTTGGTTATCATACAGGGGAATCAACCAAATGGTCCCTAGAGATCCCAGCCCACTATTCCCTCCAGTACCTTTCCCTAAAGTTTTATCCAATACATCACTCGATTTCTCACACGTGGCGCCTACAAATTTATGGACCAGATTTTTCCAATACTCAAAGTTCACACAACCATGAACTACAGACTACCCCTCTTTCTCCTTCCTCTCCATATTCCAATAACCAATGTCATCGCAATTCGAAAAACACAAATGATAGTGTCCTAGGAAAACTTGCGAAATTATTGAAACACcaaaataaaatacagaaaaattatgatttgcAACCATTTCGTAGCTTCTGAAACATTACAACTCAGCATATTGAGGTTGAAATATTAAATCTTTTTCATTCTAGAAAGATTTGCCCCTGGAATATtatatgaaataaaaaaaaactacTTGTATTTACAGGAACCCAAGAGCTCACCGAATTTAGAGAAATGGCAGCGAAAGTGGCCTGGGCGTCTTTTTCAACAGTATCGGAAGCAGCCAGAAAAGTTGAAATTGCCGAAAAATTAGTGTTGGTCACTTCTTTGTTATAGAATCGGGTAGCTTTAGTCACTGTAATGGAGAAAGAAGTTTGTGTATTCGAGAAATCTAGTCCATAATTTAATATACGCCACGTGTCAGCAATCAAGTGATGTATTAGAGAAAACTTGAGGAAAAGGTACTGGAGGGATACTCAGCCAAGGATTTATATCTACTACTAGATGGGTTTAGCCCGTGCAAAGCACAGGCCCAACATCCCATATTTTTAGGTAGCAGACTTCTTTCACTTTTCAATCCTCTAGTTGGTTTAAGCAAGGACAACAATTCAGAATATTGTACATTTATATTCTGATATAATTAGTCATTGCTTCAACCAACATACTCTTGTAGCAAAAAAGTCAAGTAAACATAACAAAAAGTAATAACTAAGTATGATAACTTGGACAGTAAAATAAACCTCAAACGTAAAATATTCTTTATTTACAAGGGTTTactcgaaaaatggatagagttgaatttatacgtagttccgaggatatgtgacgtaacttaacacaaaatgtaAGGATA containing:
- the LOC104092417 gene encoding ankyrin repeat-containing protein ITN1-like is translated as MDLEMGLTSAPNPISNMNYTGEPSPSPSPRAPALVVSHSSKSLIPSNSGKALVVSNSGKALLLSNSGKRIDPSGKKKYVKQVTGRHNDTELHLAAQRGDVGAVREILEEIDAQMLKTMSGAEFDAEVAAIREAMVNEVNELGETALFTAAERGYIDVVKELLPYSTKEGITTKNRSGFDPLHIAASQGHQAIVKLLLEHEPELSKTVGQSNATPLVSAATKGHISVVNELLSKDSSLLEIPRSNGKNALHLSARQGHVNIVKALLEKDPQLARRTDKKGQTALHMAVKGVSSEVVKLLLQADPAIVMLPDKFGNTALHIATRKKRSEIVHELLLLDDTNVNALTRDHKTALDIAEGLPMSEESTELKECLTRYGASRANELNQPRDELRKTVTEIKKNVHSQLEQARKTNKNMTGIAKELQKLHREGINNATNSVTIVASLFATVAFAAIFTVPGGDLDSGYAVASNTPSFKIFYITNALALFTSLAVVVVQITVVRGETKSDIRVIGVINKLMWLAAVFTTLAFVSASYVVIGRRNIWAAILVTVFAGIIMAGVLGAMTYFVVKSKRTSKNRKRDKFARTRTNSWHHSELSDSEINPMFAL